The DNA sequence ATCAAAACCGAACTCCCCGCCATCGCCCGCAGCGCCGACCAGCCGATCGCCGCACTCTTTCGCGATCTCAAAGCCCGCGGCCTGCTGGAAGATACCCTTGTCATCTGGACCACCGAATTTGGGCGCACCCCCTTTGCCCAGGGGAGCGAGGGCCGCGATCATAACCGGGGGACCTTCGTCACCTGGCTCGGCGGTGCCGGCGTCAAAGCGGGCACCAGTTACGGGAAAAGTGACGATCTCGCTTACCAGACCGCAGAAAACAAGACCTACTGCTACGACCTGCACGCGACCATCCTGCATCTGCTGGGCATCGACCACACCCGCCTCACCTTCCGCACCGCCGGCATCGATCGCCGTCTGACGGACGTGCATGGTCATGTTGTGCACGACATTCTGGCTTGAGATCATCATTCCCGCTTGATAATTGTTTTTTAGCGGTGGTATCATCGACTCAGGCGAGAGTGCGCAATCTCCGTCAGCCCCCTTCCAGGCTTCACTTGAAAGGACACTACCGTGCAGTGGAACCGTCGTGATTTCGTACAGGCTATGCTGGGAGCTCCCTTCGCGCTCACCGTTTCTTTGTCCCAGGCTCGACGCCTCCCCGCAGCTGAAAGCCCGGCAGCAGGCGTATCCATCCCTGACGTCAATGCAGGTGAAACGCTGTTTGACTATATTCAGCGGATCAAAGGCAAACACGATTCCACGTTCTATCGTCAGCTGCTCGGAGCCGCTAATGAATTCAAGGAAGGCGATCAGTTCATCGGCGTCGCCGCCGTGGATGACCAATCCCGTCGCTACGCCCGCCAGCTGCTCGCCGCCACCCGGATTGTCGACCTGGAAAACCATCCCATCTACGAAGATGACCTGAACCGCTATATCAACGAGAATCTGGCAGATGCCGACACGCGTCCCGTCAACCTGACGCTCGGCGAATTGAAACAACTGCTGCTCGAAGCCAGCGAAACGAAAATCAAGCAGATCGCCGGCACACTCTCCAGCGATGTCATCGGTTGCGTCGTCAAACTCATGAGCAACGACGAGTTGATTACCGTCGGCGCGAAAGTCTTCAATCCGCTCCCCGGCAGCCAGCTCGGTGCGAAAGGCTATCTCGGCGCCCGGATTCAACCCAACTCGCCGACCGACAATCTGGACGACATCTTCTGGCAGGTTCTGGATGGCTGGTCTTACGCGGTCGGCGATGTCGTCCTCGGTACCAATCCGGTTTCCAGCGAACCCGAATCGGTGCAGGCGGTCGAACTGCAGCTTCGCGAGATCCTCGAGACCTTCGGTATTGTAGATGTCCTTCCGCACTGCGTGCTGTCGCATATCGACGTCCAGGCCGAAGTCGAACGCCGTTCGCCCGCAAGTACGGCCCTCTGGTTTCAGAGCATCGCCGGTTGTGATGCCGCCAACCAGACGTTTGATATCGATCTCAAAAAGATGCGCGATTACGCCCGTTCCCGCACCGGCAAGTATGCGCTCTATTTTGAAACGGGGCAGGGGGCCGACTTCACCAACGGGCACAGTCATGGATTCGACATGGTCCTGCATGAATCCCGGAAGTACGGCTTCGCTCGTGCCTTGTCCCGCGAAGTTGCCCTCGCTCAGATGCAGGCAGGCCAGACAGCCGCCCCCTGGGTCCATTTGAACGACGTCGCAGGCTTCATCGGTCCCGAAGTCTTCCGCACCCGGGAACAGCTCGTGCGCTGCTGCCTGGAAGACATCGTCATGGGCAAACTGCACGGTCTGATGATCGGCCTCGATGTCTGCTCGACCCTGCACATGGATGTCTCGCTCGACGACCTCGACTGGTGTCTCGAACAGATCATGCCCGCCAACCCCGGCTATCTGATGGCACTCCCGACAAAAATCGATCCGATGCTGGGCTACCTCACCACCGGCTTTCAGGACCATGTCCGCATCCGCGAGAAGTTCGGCTACCGCGTCAACGACGCCATGTGGGCCTTCTTCCAGCAGCTTGGCGTGATCGACGCGCAGGGAAAACCGACCAAACATTTCGGCGATCCGACCTGGGTCTATCTGCAGTACCGCCGTAAGAAAGGAGACAGCCGTCCTGAGGAACGCATTCTCGACGAAGGCCGACGCCAGCTGGCAGACGTCCGTTCGCGCGGCGTTTTCCTCGCGACAGGTTATGGCGAGAAACCTTCTGCACTGTCTCCCGATCTCCAACAACAGATCGACCGCATCTACCACGATGCCAAACAGAGCATCTGGGCCGAGCTGACTCCCGCTTTCATCGCGACGCTTCCCGCCTCGGTC is a window from the Gimesia benthica genome containing:
- the eutB gene encoding ethanolamine ammonia-lyase subunit EutB; translation: MLGAPFALTVSLSQARRLPAAESPAAGVSIPDVNAGETLFDYIQRIKGKHDSTFYRQLLGAANEFKEGDQFIGVAAVDDQSRRYARQLLAATRIVDLENHPIYEDDLNRYINENLADADTRPVNLTLGELKQLLLEASETKIKQIAGTLSSDVIGCVVKLMSNDELITVGAKVFNPLPGSQLGAKGYLGARIQPNSPTDNLDDIFWQVLDGWSYAVGDVVLGTNPVSSEPESVQAVELQLREILETFGIVDVLPHCVLSHIDVQAEVERRSPASTALWFQSIAGCDAANQTFDIDLKKMRDYARSRTGKYALYFETGQGADFTNGHSHGFDMVLHESRKYGFARALSREVALAQMQAGQTAAPWVHLNDVAGFIGPEVFRTREQLVRCCLEDIVMGKLHGLMIGLDVCSTLHMDVSLDDLDWCLEQIMPANPGYLMALPTKIDPMLGYLTTGFQDHVRIREKFGYRVNDAMWAFFQQLGVIDAQGKPTKHFGDPTWVYLQYRRKKGDSRPEERILDEGRRQLADVRSRGVFLATGYGEKPSALSPDLQQQIDRIYHDAKQSIWAELTPAFIATLPASVPIKTQSTSRSEFILHPATGEALAPASLAAIKQLRQQYDANYNVQIVISDGLNALSIMDEDQLEPFLQELRSQLKTAGFHPAEQNILVQSGRVRAGYRIGETLFGGLDGNRALLHIIGERPGTGHHTFSVYMTSPPGSVWGQPGQVDHNITRVVSGIAATALKPTRAARDTVRILQQMNLG